The genomic window TCACTGCACTTCAAAGCCGCAAAATTGCGGAACtcaaaattgcaacaaatgcaccacataagaagaaaaaaatgaaaacaaaagagCGAAATGCAGCGTGTAAACCCTTGAGTAACGACAAATTCATCGATgtaaaaaaatccaaaaccctaaaaaaactgaAAACGCAAAATGAACCGCATTACGgttataataaaaacaaaacccGAAGTTGATAAGAGGAGCTAGGGTTTAATTGAAAAACGAGATAATAATGATGGAGAATTATTTCGAGGTTAAAACCTTTGGAGATCTGCAATGGAGAAGCAGAGTTAGCGTTGAGACGAGTATCGGAAGTTGAGTTTTGAGCCATTGATGAACGAACGAAGGAAAAAGAGTGAGAACGAACACTGAGATGAGATGAAAGGGTGCGTGCGTGCGTTCGTGCGAGGGAGAAAACGTAGGTTAAGGTTCAGAACACAATATAAATGGGTAGTGTACACGTTAAGAGTTTGTAACTTTGTATGCGCACGTTAGTGGAAGTCTTTGTTATACGAGGTGAGAAATTGACACGCGCTGTGTAGTTGAACGTGTGTGACACGTTGTTGGGTTTTGGAGTTCGTGTTGTGTACGCGCGTTGAGGGTGAAAAATTCGatgggttttattttttttttggattttcccTCGTCGATTGATTTTTAGTGGTGCTCCTATTTCTCATTCAActtgttttttgaaaaatttcttAATTCAATATTTGAACTAGACTAGACTAGACTAAATATTTCATTCATCTCACAGATTAATATTTAACCTAGTTAAATACAGTAGTAACTTGtgcacaaagaaaaaaaaaacaacttgtGCACAAAGAAATACAGCAGTAACTTGATAAGGAATCTGGtatcccacttattcaccttaaggtaAAATTTTTATCGTTAGGTatttgataaaaagaaaaaatagtaacTTGATATCAATGatggattgatttatttttattttaggaaaatgttaaacggtATCTTTGGGATACTTCATacttgttaaacatactaataagaaaattttaaaatttgtgaatttaatatcttaaaaatataaaaagttatttttttagcaTTAGTTTTACCCTTACTTTTCTTTTAAAGTATACTTAAGAATTGTTTCTGAGGCGGTgtttagaataattttttattttaatttttttattacaatgaTGGATTGAATTAAGTGATAAGAGATTTTGATTTCTTAAGGATCTGGtcacaaatttaattttaaatttttgtgtatagacaaaattcaaattagatAGAGATAATTCACTTTATGTATAATATATCTCACGTTTTAACATACTTATTGTAACATCTCTTGATTTCAGGGTTAAAACAACTTGACTAACTTAACACATTCTTGTATGTTATGTCATGATAAAAATGAAAGTATCAATGTAAGGGACCCAAAATGGGGTAAACTCCCTTAGACTGTTCTATTGTATTGATGAAGTAAGTAAGATAAGTTTCATAACACTTGCATATGTTGGGTATAGATATCATGTTAATTAATGTATTGTAATCCAAATGATGATATAAGAGTCGATGGTTTAACCGACTCTTTGTATATAAAAAGTTTTTCTGGCCAATGTGTTTAAGCAGCGAATTTTGTTAATGAAGCAAGCAGTGATGCTGCAAGTAAACGTGGATGGAAAAACTTCAATTTGAATGAGAGTATATCTAAAATAAATGGACAAACTTACATTCGAAGGAGAAATTATTGGTGTATCAAGTGTGAGTAAGAGCCTCGcattagataaaaaaattgatgtgaaTCACCttgatcaaatatatcaatttttcatgACTCAATTATCTCTAAAATTTAAGATCAAAACGAGTATTTTGTCTGCTCGAGCAACACGGAAGAGGAAGAACAACAaccatcataaaaaaatagctAGCTATATCAACTCTTCCCATTGGGATTAAGAGGTAAAAAATTGCACTTTCTACATAAAAGTTGAACTAGTTAGAATCATAAGGGTGAGCAATTGAATGAATAAGAAGGACAGCCTAGAAATAATACAAAATTCTATTTACTCTCAGATCAACAAGGAAACTACAATTGAAATGAACACACACATGTGCTCACAAATTATACCATCATTATACTTGTGATGTTGCAAATGTGGGAATTCTTGAGGCATGTTTGGTAAGAGCATCCCCTGTAGTCAATATTTGAGGTACTGACATGCCACCAGAGATAACAATTTCTGTATCATCAAAAGATATAACGTGCATGTTACAACCTGAGATCATAATCATTAACCAAATAAATAGTACACCCCCAATTTTATCTGTAGACATATATCCTTCACCTTACTTCATGCttcaagtaaataaaaataataagtagtTTGTTAGCTtgtcatattcatatatcatataGTGTTTAATTAGTCCATGACAtttgtaccaaaataaataaataaattagtccataacatttttgtcaaatttgTCATGTTAGCCCTAAATGTCAAATTTTGCTATGTTAATTAGCCCTAAATGTTTGTTGATATGACAACATTGACGCAAATGATTCGACTCGGGTTGATTCAATTAGTATATGTAGTTGACTCATGCTCTACAAGAGTGAGTTTAACTCACATTATCGGTAATCTCTAAGTCAGTGTTTTCTAAACTTTGAGATTTGTCCTGACTCTAATGAGTCTCCAAAACGCAACTCACCTAAACTTTACAAGAGCATGATCCATATATAACAAGTGTGACAAAACATTGTAGATTAATTATCATAATTGTTTCCACGAAGGGGTGAAATAGAAGAGTTGTAAAGCGAGAAAAGTTGGTGATTTACTCTTAAGATGTTACGAGTCATCTCACTCATattattcaatatttaatttttcatctaaTACGTAACTTTTAACTCACACATTTAACGCATGTAGTAAAAACAATCAAGTTGCGTACTACTTGGTAAGAAACGTGTATACTTACCGATTCCTTCACGAACCGAGAGATTAGGCCTCAAAATATCATTTGGGCTAATGAGAAAAATATCTCCAAGGTATAAGTGATTGGTGGGAATATAAACACAATAAAGCTCTTCTTCATCTCTGATCTTTCGTAGGGTTACTGTAGATGTGATGAACCCCAATACATACTCTCCAATACGAGGGTGCCTAACAAGGGCCACTTCCTTGAAAGCATTCGAGCTTTGATCTGCAAAGTAAGCGAAAAATTTAGAGTATCAAACAACACAATTATGTGACGGTTTGAGGCTTGAGCTAAAGGTGTGTCTGATGTTAGACACATGTCAATGTTAGTGTTAGTATAATGTTAAGTGTACGTGCTTCATAATGAAAGAAACGACGTTGAGTTCTTCGAAtgcattcaaaaaaaatatacctGGTGATATTGCTGCACTTATTTGCTTGGAGGCAGCATATATGTAGCTTACAAGAGGCATTTTCTTGATGAACCATTCACCAAGGGTAAGAACAGAAGTTCCTAACCATGATGACATGAAAATTCCAACTAGGAATATGAAAGTGATGGATGAAACAAATCCAAGACCTGCCCAATTATTCAAACTAATTAATTAGAAGGCATCATAAGTATGGTAGTTGAAACTTTAAATCATGCTTCCTAAAAGGCATAAATGTAGTATATGGGACAAATATttcatgatatttttatatttaattaggTAATGAATTGTTGCCGTGAAGTATATGGTGAACACTCATGCCTTCAAGTTTTGTTTATCCaacatcattttttatatttaattattttaaagtgAATTTAAATGTTGGATTAATTTTTGCAACAAGATACTGGTACTGTTGTACTCAAGAAAGCTCCAGCGCAACAAAGAATTctacttataacttataagctctTATAATAAAACAGACTTATTTGGTAAACGTTTACCAAACAAGTTTATaagtattaattaaacatatgttttttttatgttatttcatacttataaactaatttaactgctaattttaccaaacattacaaattcaatcagctagcttattcgtTATAATCTAAAAGTTAGCTTATAAACTATATTCATCcgttataagttagtttatcaGTTATCCACTATTTTATCAAACCGAGCCTCAATATATATATCagagattaaaaaaatcaatgcaCTCTTAAAGCTATAACCAACAACATGGCCAAATACTTCAACAATTTAGCTTATAACTAGTGTAAATAGAAACACTCATATTCTTAAATCAAAATGTAAGAAATATAAATGATGAACTTACCAAAAATATTGATCCCGAGTTGATTGTATATAGGGGAGAAGAAACCATCAACAAACCGAACAAATCCCCATGTGACATAGAATGTTATTGCAATTGGAAGAAGGATGACACTGCATATGACATTACATTATTATTTCTATTAAGAATGGTAAATAATACTccataaatactaaaaaaaaataatgccaAGGATGAAAGCAAAAACAATGCTTAGTGAGTGTTGCAAGTTCTTTTTGGTACATAGAACCGGTTAACATTGTGATGAGAGAATTGACAACACGACTCTCCTATAATTAAAGAATCAGAGTTCAATTCTCAAAGCTATTTAGGAGAAATCTAACactgataataaaaaaatgatatgtcCTACTCGAAAATTGGTCATATAACAGATCCAAAAGACCTTAGAATGTCTATTTGAGTGTTAAAATCCTAGAGAAACCTCCACCAAAATTTTCATGTGCTTTCAACCATTTTGGATCACAAAAGTTTAAGGGGTTCTATAAGTTGTCTTTTATTACCACCATGTCACTATGTGAATCTCTCTAACCATGCAaatctcaataaaaaaaattatactcaaGATCAACTATATCATTAATATACATCATCAAAacacaatttaaaaataagagaaaattatGTGTAATCATCTAAATAACAAAATTGTGTATGTACCATCCTGTCATAAACTTCTTTGAGGCCCAGCTTCGAATCACTTTTGAAAATGCCTGATAAAACAAAAACGGAAAGAATAATGTAACACCGATAAAGCGACAAATATTGTTACATACatgtgtaatttgatctcttctCATATAATAAAAACGTTACCTCTTGGCCAGAGTGATGTGGGGTGGAGAGAACAATGCCGGGAGACGAAGAATTGGAGGATGATTTAGAACATACATTTTCAGAATTAATGTTTGTTGAGACTGGAATGAGAAGCTCCAGATCTCTTGAAGCAGACATCCTCTTTGTAATTATTTCTTTCTATTATTGTTACTTCTTCTCTCTTACAGGGGTCTAGGACCGAGTAATAGTCGGAAATTAGTAACAAAACAACATtaaaagcttataaaaaaaaaaacagaacaacattaaaataaattttaactaattaCCAAGCttaacaacaattttttatgtaagtgcatatgtattttttttatttttactttctaATAGTCCAGTGACACGTCATGTTTTTAtttggagaattttttttatcctattaTTACCATAATACACATATTTTTGATTGCCTAATTTTTAATAGATGTTGAGTAAATTGCCTACAATTAGTCAAAAGacaatctaaaaaaaaaaacttaatttttaaattcacCATACAGTAACACTTTTGTACCACGTTAATCCATGTTTCTTTGGGGTAATGGAGTTATTTTTAAAGGTAATGGAGGGTATGCTTGATGTTGTGCAACAAATTATGCTTCACGCTAAGATGTACGGTAATTCATTTGAGGGAGAGTATTAGTACCAAGGTACATACTCGTACTTTAATTAATGTTCATACACGtacattagtttttctaaaaatgtcgtACCTCGTACCGGTACCTGTATGGGGTACCCAGGAAGGTTCCGGAGAATGTTAGAGATAAACGGCTGCACATGACACCACAATTTTAGGggcactattttttttttacttagtgtgTGTTTATGTGTGTGCGTAGAATCGCATGTGCGTGCAATCGCGTATGTGTACATtcatgtgttaaaaataaattaattaaataattattaaattaaattttaaaattgtagaATTCTTTTGTAGAATTAAAAGTTATCATAAGGTTATCGAAAAACTACTCTTTGTGAGAAGGTTTTTGATCTTTTAAGGTTTGGTTTTCATCCATTATCATCACTAAACAACATGAAAATTAGTTCATATTTACTCCATTCACCATTCTTTCTCCgaaaatgaaaaacatttaTTACATTCTCCTTAACGATTGATTTGAGTCAAAACAATCTTGATAGTAcgatttttgcttttttttcttcattgttgCAGTTCTATTGAAGTAAGTGTGCATTTGAAAGTAAGTGTTCATTGTTGCAGTTCTACGCAGCAGTTCACAGGAGAAAAAAACAGCAGTCCTCCCTTAAAAATTACTCCTCGTGATCTCGCGTCATACCACTAACACGCTTGGGCCAAACAGAAATAATCTTCGACTGACAAACGGGCGATGACCTTATCATACATCTCAGATAGTCCAATCAAGATTAAACAGTTCACATTTCAACCTAATACAATTGAAAAGTCTCTGATCAAGCAACCTAGATTGCATAACTGCAGCAAATGCGCGATTTTTCGACTAAAAACGAGTGCCGTCAAATAGCAACCACGACATAGCAGAATTCAAACAAAACATTATTGTTCTATAATACGCTATTTAGTATTAAGAATTATCAAATACTCCATATGGTCTCATGTACAAGAGACAATTCCTTTTTTAAGTTCATCCGATAACTGATGCATTTGGTCCAACGATTCTACAAGATAGATCGGTTATTCAATGGAAACATGGAAATAGCAGTAAACCAAATTACACTGAATCTGTCCCTAGTTTTAGAATTGCCAATCACTAAATTCTTCGAAATAGATAAATGAGTCGGTCCCCCTTCCGCCAAGACAACCGGAATCCCTACTCATCTCACTAACTCCCTCCAAATAGCTCCCATCATTGGACAATTGAAGAATAAACGATCTTCCGATTCTATATCTCCACAACCTCCAGCAATCTCCCATTGAAACAGCTCCCTCCTCCACTtccaattaatattttttactccCTCTTCTTCAGGAGCTTCTATCCTTGAATTATTATGTCTAATAGGAATTCAGGAGGTAAATTAGCCCACTGGCTTTGTGATGATGATTTTGTTCTTGGTGGTGCTGATGGTGATAGTGATATTGGTGAAGAACATGGTGCTATGTCAGATTTTCCATTTCTATGCATATGCTTGGTTTCTACAGCTCTTCTATAGATGTTGCTAATTCCGTCTTTCATTTCCTTGAGCTCTTTCACTATACTCTTGAATGACATTATATGTAGGACTAGAAATCTAGCATAGCCATTGTGTTagaaaagagaaaattaaatatcatgTTTTTTATGAAACCATACACAACAATGTAGTAACATTTTTGTTAAGTTCAATGTATTTATCATATTAACAATGATGgaatgagaatatatatattgaaataaaaaacatggaaataaaatgaatatgtaTTCCGGCCTGCAAGCATTCATGAAGTCAGCACATTGTTGGTTGTTTAATCGGGATTAGACGGTTAAAATTTCAAACTCGATATTTtagattttctaaaaatcaaaatctacatgaaaatgaaaatctaGACCGTTCAATCTCAATCTAACTACCACTTATGTGCTGACTGCATGATGAGTACAAATTAGTGAGCACAAATGTAAAGGTTGGTACAAGATTTAAGTCCTTAATCTAATACAAACTCATATATtgagaaacaataaaaaaaagaagtgaaattaatttaaagctaaaaaatttagagaaagaTGCATGTACCGTGAGACAAGAGtttagaaaatgagaagaattgTACCTCAAACTGCAACAAGGGAAAGAGTAGATGGAAGTTGAGGTTTGTGAGGTTTATAGGTTACTACAACAAAGTTTTAAACTTTCAAAACAAAGCCTGTGGATTAAACTGCAAAGTTTAGTTTGGTGTTTGCAACAACACAAGAACACAACTCAAACTTTCATGAAGATCGCATCCCTTCTTTACAAACCAAACCACATGGACAAAACAAACCTTAATTTGGTGTTTGTAACAACACAAGAACACAACTCAAACTGCAAAGTTTAGTTTGGTGTTTGCATTTTTATCACATGTGTTTCCCAATTTGATAGTATATATAAGATCTTCGTGTCCCGTAAATTATTAATGACCAACAATCCAACGGTCCATGTCCATGGTTATCAAACCGGACGCACCGATTAAGATCTTCatgaatgtttttttatttttgaaataaatgcAATTTTCAGTCCActattttatcttaattttaattttcttactttcaaatctataatttttttactttcctTAATAGTATATAATTTTCTTACTTTTAAATCTACGGTTGAATAGATGAATGTCTGATGGATAAGACTCTTACGGTAAAAGATTTCAAAGATTCAGGAGATTGAAAGATTTTAATTTCCTTGTCACTCATCTCCCTAATAATATTTAGTTGGTTGTCATTTCATTAAATACTAAGGAAACAGGATGAAGCAAACTCTTTCATTTTAAAAGATGCTTTGAGATGCTTTGAGAGAAGACTacaattttaaagaaaaatatgaaacaaactCTTTTCACCGTAAAAGATGATTTAACAGaatcatgagattgaaattttaatttactaaaattttaattttcttaccACTCATCTCTATGTTTGTTGTCATTCCATCTCTTAAGGAAAGAAGAAGACTCTCTCACAGTAAAAGATGATTTGACAGATTCATGAGAGTGAGATATTAATTTCCTTACCACTTATATCTCTGACAGTAACATTGTGAAACAGTTGAAGAATAGATAAAACAAACTAGAATCACGTGGGGAGTGATATGAAAGATCATGAATTTATgtgaagaataaaataaatgtcaTCACAAAATTCTTAATCTTTCAAGCCATCGGCACATAATTCTGAGCTCCAGCTCCTGAGAAAACATATGAAGCAGACTCTCTCACAAGAGAAAGTATATGGGAAAGTGAAGTGTCTCCTCTGTAAGGGATCTCTAATAGTAACATTGTGAAACAATTGAAGAATAGATGAAGCAAACTAGAATCACGTGGGGAGTGATATGAAAGATCATGAATTTATGTGAAGAATAAAATAAAGGTCATCACAAAATTCTTAATCTTTCAAGCCATCCCCACATAATTCTGAGCTCCAGCTCCTGATAAAACATGTGAAGCAGACTCTCTCACAAGAGAAAGTACATGGGAAAGTGGAGTGTCTCCTCTGTAAGGGATCTCTAATAGTAACATTGTGAAACAGTTAAAGAATAGATGAAGCAAACTAGAATCACGTGGGGAGTGATATGAAAGATCATGAATTTATGTGAAGAATAAAATAAAGGTCATCACAAAATTCTTAATCTTTCAAGCCATCCCCACATAATTCTGAGCTCCAGCTCCTGATAAAACATATGAAGCAGACTCTCTCACAAGAGAAAGTACATGGGAAAGTGGAGTGTCTCCTCTGTAAGGGATCTCTAATAGTAACATTGTGAAACAATTAAAGAATAGATGAAGCAAACTAGAATCACGTGGGGAGTGATATGAAAGATCATGAATTTATGTGAAGAATAAAATAAAGGTCATCACAAAATTCTTAATCTTTCAAGCCATCCCCACATAATTCTTAGCTCCAGCTCCTGAGAAAACATATGAAGCAGACTCTCTCACAAGAGAAAGTATATGGGAAAGTGGAGTGTCTCCTCTATAAGGGATTGTAGCCAagtaaccctaatttttttctttgaagtGCAGATATTATATTAGATCTTTCACAATCTAACCAACAAGAAGGCATGAATTCACCAATATAAATGGCAGACAATTATCATAGTTACTGGCACTTGTAAATGTAAAGAACAAgggtattattatttataaaaaaagagtttCACCATCTCATTGACAACTGTGAGAAAATACATTCATCTTATTGACAACTGTGAAAAGACATATTACTAGATGGCCTCACAAGATTGACTGAGTGAAAACTTAGTttgatttttacatttttatcacTTGTGAAAAGACATATCTATAATTTAAcatttgcgtaaaaaaaaaaaatttataatttaacatAATTATGGCACAAAACTTGGCTATATAAGAGGGAGCCACTTTGATAGTTATCTACAGTATATAAGATTGTTGCTTTGACCAACAATCTAGCGATCAATGGTTATCAAACCAGCCCGCACAACATAAGATCCTTTTTTTATGGACTACCACATAACATCCTCAtgaatgttttttaattttttttttacttttaaatctATGATTTTATTCtcctaaattttaaaatcattGACTTGTCGTCAATAGATATTTCTACtactattaatatattaaaatcgattaccaccaacgttattaatttattcttacttttaacaacgttgcaaattttatatccttctttgtaatttcactaaaaaaaatataataaaatattataacaaaataaattatagataggaacaaaactgAGATCAATccatacataaaaataaaaaatatataaaaaaaaatcataaaaagtttagtcaataaaaaaaattatagaaaaaaaaaatcgcatacaaataggaatatagaaataaaaaaatactctatCAAATGTAGAcaacatttttcttaaaaaaaaacaaacatataatttttttttttacaaacttaacataaacaatattactacaaaGTTTATTGTtaaccattaataataataataatacaataaagttaattagtatcaaacttataaattaccctaaatattcctaatttctaatttttgattaaaaatatacacaggaccattatttgtcattgaaacataaaaaattgaataaataaatacaagaaatatttaacactttttctataaaaaaaaaagacgaaatatttaacacaataattcaatttatatttaaacaatattat from Trifolium pratense cultivar HEN17-A07 linkage group LG1, ARS_RC_1.1, whole genome shotgun sequence includes these protein-coding regions:
- the LOC123894259 gene encoding protein LIKE COV 3-like, encoding MSASRDLELLIPVSTNINSENVCSKSSSNSSSPGIVLSTPHHSGQEAFSKVIRSWASKKFMTGCVILLPIAITFYVTWGFVRFVDGFFSPIYNQLGINIFGLGFVSSITFIFLVGIFMSSWLGTSVLTLGEWFIKKMPLVSYIYAASKQISAAISPDQSSNAFKEVALVRHPRIGEYVLGFITSTVTLRKIRDEEELYCVYIPTNHLYLGDIFLISPNDILRPNLSVREGIEIVISGGMSVPQILTTGDALTKHASRIPTFATSQV